In the genome of Hymenobacter cellulosivorans, one region contains:
- a CDS encoding SDR family oxidoreductase produces the protein MKAEKLPYPAKQADMQQQPDTDFANYKAAGKLEGKIALITGADSGIGRAVAIAFALEGADVAVLYNENDVDAEETKRQVEKRKRRCILLKLDVRDPEQCRQAVRRTLAELGGLNILVNNAAFQMAQEKFEDIPEEQIRRTFDTNILGYIWMAQSALPHLQAGDSIINTGSIVGLTGNPLLIDYTATKSAIHAFTKSLATHLGERNIRVNCVVPGPVWTPNIPATMPAEEIEKFGYEVALQRPGQPEELAPAYVLLASQDGSFMTGSLVHVTGGKLSSDQ, from the coding sequence ATGAAAGCTGAAAAGCTGCCCTACCCGGCCAAGCAGGCCGATATGCAGCAGCAGCCCGACACCGACTTTGCCAACTACAAAGCCGCCGGCAAGCTGGAAGGTAAAATTGCCCTCATCACCGGCGCCGATTCTGGCATCGGGCGGGCCGTAGCCATTGCCTTTGCCCTGGAAGGCGCCGACGTGGCCGTGCTCTACAACGAAAACGACGTGGACGCCGAGGAAACTAAGCGCCAGGTGGAAAAGCGTAAGCGCCGCTGCATTCTGCTCAAGCTCGACGTACGCGACCCGGAACAGTGCCGGCAGGCCGTACGCCGCACCCTGGCTGAGCTGGGGGGGCTTAATATTCTGGTTAACAATGCCGCCTTCCAAATGGCCCAGGAGAAGTTCGAAGACATTCCCGAGGAACAGATCCGGCGCACCTTCGATACCAACATCCTGGGCTATATCTGGATGGCCCAATCGGCGTTGCCCCACCTGCAGGCCGGCGACTCTATCATCAACACCGGCAGCATCGTGGGCCTCACCGGCAACCCACTGCTGATTGATTACACCGCTACCAAATCAGCCATTCACGCCTTCACTAAGAGCCTGGCCACTCACCTGGGCGAGCGGAACATCCGGGTCAACTGTGTGGTGCCCGGCCCGGTCTGGACGCCCAACATTCCGGCTACCATGCCCGCCGAGGAAATCGAGAAGTTTGGCTACGAAGTGGCTTTGCAGCGGCCCGGTCAGCCCGAGGAACTGGCCCCAGCTTACGTGCTGCTGGCTTCCCAGGACGGCTCCTTCATGACCGGCAGTCTGGTGCACGTCACCGGCGGCAAGCTCTCCAGCGACCAGTAG
- a CDS encoding T9SS type A sorting domain-containing protein translates to MKHLLYSLLALGLAHPAAAQLSGPKTIDPAGTGPDNYPSFTAAITALNAGGVSADGVLFQVKSGAVFTEIVPAITVSGTATGRIIFLKDGTGANPRLQGTGTGATDAGLTLDGADYVTINGIDVADAATNTTAAQQLEYGFWLKNGATNNLVQNSTVDLNRANATKTSGVFLQDGNNNLNRFLSNTIQDCFYGYNFDAGSTNFDNGNEIGMLAGGAASRVLTIGAGAANVPTGIVYGIYLRSQTMAKVANTEVAGLTGTSSVYGIYSTGTTNTVDISDNRVHALTATNSSGAAQGIYVNSGVLHTIFRNYTYDIAATGATGFASGMDITAGTTNNVYNNFVYDIRALASTAGTSVRALSFRGGTNNYCYHNTVVLTGAPTAATNKSGAFFVSGTTPVDLRNNIFVNLITLPSGGGGVAAAFFKSTAVLTNLAAASNNNLFYAGPPSAEKPIFYGVATTPAVDQTLAQYKLRAAPADQSAVTENVPFINPLTDPHLQAGAVTQAESSGQSLVNSPLPVPTDIDNTARTVATPDLGADEGTFQSVDVSGPSIAYQRLPNTASPGNRNLSVLISDPSSVASGTAGPRLYYKKKTDANVFTEPNDATGNGWKWVAPGAASGDSYTFTLDVTKLRSAPVADDSVQYFLVAQDLAATPNVSASPGAGFAATSVASITSAPTKPHAYRILGLLSGIKTVGTAATADYPTLTAAVADLNTKELGGPLTLVLQDATYPTETYPLTLSANPGSSSANSITIRPASLRAVTLSANAPSPLFIIDASYVTLEGTSAVGNSGSLALTNAGTVASSSGVFVTGRDVTLRGLSIQGSSSATAYGVAFSGATNGTVRGCTITRTNTGIQAQANCVNFTAAGNTIGSSTAADKIGTSGIVITATQGFALTGNTVAGVTRAASPSVAGIVVGTTSVDGVIASNQIRDIVHTGTGTSGTYGAYGIRLSASGAAANVSVVNNMISGILSAGDDGVSFTPQGVYISTGGGYKLVFNTIRLTGNVISGTTPITGAVTIASTVSDVTLVNNILVNQQTATPSGGRTYAVYAAGTTSPFTLIDNNAYSVQGTTAKLAYLNGAEHTTLAALRAVTTQDANSLLANPVFSLTTAGDLHLVTDANCNLDGKARPVASVTADIDNNVRNTSTPDIGADEFAATARVAPTAPNKFGVQNQAIPSLTATTAAGGTAVWYNDAALTQRLFAGPSYATGRTTMGTYTYYVVDSLNACVSPATSVRLTIVGPDATVAALRDLNVSCFPNPAHGLVTLRVEGPARTISAELLDALGRPVLTQQVRHDAPATQHPLKLQGLAKGIYLLRLTTEGQTTGRRIVVE, encoded by the coding sequence ATGAAACACCTTCTCTACTCACTGCTGGCCCTGGGGCTGGCGCACCCGGCGGCCGCCCAACTCAGCGGCCCCAAAACCATAGACCCGGCCGGCACGGGCCCCGACAACTACCCGTCCTTTACGGCCGCCATTACGGCCCTGAATGCCGGCGGCGTGAGTGCTGACGGCGTGCTGTTTCAGGTAAAAAGCGGGGCCGTCTTTACCGAAATTGTCCCAGCCATTACCGTCAGCGGTACGGCTACTGGCCGCATCATCTTCCTCAAGGACGGTACCGGCGCCAACCCCAGGCTGCAGGGCACCGGCACCGGTGCCACCGACGCCGGCCTGACCCTGGACGGGGCCGACTACGTGACCATCAATGGCATCGACGTAGCGGATGCGGCCACCAACACTACGGCCGCTCAGCAGCTGGAATACGGTTTCTGGCTGAAAAACGGGGCAACCAACAACCTGGTGCAGAACAGCACCGTGGACCTGAACCGGGCCAATGCCACCAAAACCTCCGGAGTGTTTTTGCAGGACGGCAACAACAACCTGAACCGGTTTCTGTCGAACACCATCCAGGACTGCTTCTACGGCTACAACTTCGACGCGGGCAGCACCAACTTCGACAACGGCAACGAAATCGGGATGCTGGCGGGTGGGGCGGCCAGCCGGGTGCTGACCATCGGCGCCGGCGCTGCCAACGTGCCCACGGGCATCGTATACGGCATTTACTTGCGCAGCCAGACGATGGCCAAAGTGGCTAATACCGAGGTTGCGGGGCTGACGGGCACCAGTTCGGTGTACGGTATCTACTCGACGGGCACTACTAATACCGTCGACATCTCCGACAACCGCGTGCACGCGCTGACGGCCACCAACAGCTCGGGCGCGGCCCAGGGCATTTACGTCAACAGCGGGGTGCTGCACACTATCTTCCGCAACTACACCTACGACATTGCCGCCACCGGCGCTACGGGCTTTGCCTCAGGCATGGACATCACGGCGGGCACGACCAACAACGTGTACAACAACTTCGTCTACGACATCCGGGCTCTGGCCAGCACGGCTGGCACCTCGGTGCGCGCCCTAAGTTTCCGGGGCGGCACCAACAACTACTGCTACCACAACACGGTAGTCCTGACCGGTGCGCCCACGGCCGCTACCAATAAGAGCGGGGCTTTCTTTGTATCGGGCACCACGCCGGTTGACTTACGCAACAATATCTTCGTCAACCTGATAACCCTGCCCAGCGGTGGCGGGGGTGTAGCGGCGGCCTTTTTCAAAAGTACTGCTGTGCTGACCAACTTAGCCGCGGCCTCGAACAACAACCTGTTCTATGCCGGCCCGCCCTCGGCCGAAAAGCCGATTTTCTATGGCGTCGCCACCACCCCGGCCGTCGACCAGACCCTGGCCCAGTACAAGCTGCGCGCCGCCCCGGCCGACCAGAGCGCCGTGACCGAGAACGTGCCCTTTATCAACCCGCTGACCGACCCGCATCTGCAGGCCGGAGCGGTTACCCAAGCCGAAAGCAGCGGCCAGAGCCTGGTAAACTCGCCGCTGCCCGTGCCCACCGACATCGATAACACCGCCCGCACCGTGGCCACTCCCGACCTGGGCGCCGATGAAGGCACCTTCCAGAGCGTAGACGTTTCGGGGCCCAGCATTGCTTACCAGCGCCTGCCTAACACGGCCAGCCCCGGCAACCGCAACTTGAGCGTGCTTATTTCTGACCCCAGCAGCGTGGCCTCCGGCACAGCTGGTCCGCGCCTGTACTACAAAAAGAAAACCGACGCCAACGTCTTTACCGAGCCCAACGATGCTACCGGCAACGGCTGGAAATGGGTAGCGCCCGGCGCGGCCTCCGGTGACAGCTACACCTTCACCCTCGACGTGACCAAGCTGCGCAGTGCGCCCGTCGCCGACGATTCTGTGCAGTACTTCTTGGTAGCTCAGGACCTGGCTGCTACCCCCAACGTGAGTGCCTCGCCCGGGGCTGGCTTTGCCGCTACTTCGGTGGCTAGCATTACCAGCGCCCCCACTAAGCCACATGCTTACCGCATACTGGGTTTGCTCAGCGGCATCAAAACCGTGGGCACTGCCGCTACTGCCGATTATCCCACGCTCACCGCGGCCGTAGCTGATTTGAACACCAAGGAGCTGGGCGGCCCCCTGACGCTGGTGCTGCAGGACGCTACTTACCCCACCGAAACCTACCCCCTGACGCTGAGCGCTAACCCCGGCAGCAGCAGCGCCAACTCGATTACCATTCGGCCCGCCAGCCTGCGCGCCGTAACGCTGAGTGCCAACGCCCCTAGCCCGCTCTTTATCATTGATGCCAGCTACGTGACCCTGGAGGGCACATCGGCCGTCGGCAACAGTGGCAGCCTCGCGCTGACCAACGCCGGCACGGTCGCCAGCAGCAGCGGGGTATTCGTGACGGGCCGCGACGTGACCCTGCGTGGCCTCAGCATTCAGGGCAGCAGCTCGGCTACGGCCTACGGCGTGGCTTTCAGCGGCGCTACCAACGGCACCGTACGGGGCTGCACCATCACCCGTACCAATACCGGCATTCAGGCCCAGGCCAACTGCGTCAACTTCACCGCCGCCGGCAATACCATCGGCAGCAGCACCGCCGCCGACAAGATTGGCACCAGCGGCATCGTGATTACGGCTACCCAGGGCTTTGCACTCACTGGCAACACCGTTGCCGGCGTGACGCGGGCCGCGAGCCCCTCCGTGGCCGGCATCGTGGTGGGCACTACGTCGGTTGATGGCGTTATTGCCTCCAACCAGATTCGGGACATCGTACACACCGGCACCGGCACTTCCGGCACCTACGGGGCCTACGGCATCCGCTTGTCGGCCTCTGGCGCAGCTGCCAACGTGTCCGTGGTGAACAACATGATTTCGGGCATTCTGAGCGCCGGCGACGACGGGGTTTCCTTTACGCCCCAGGGCGTGTACATAAGCACCGGCGGAGGCTATAAACTGGTTTTCAATACGATTCGCCTCACCGGCAACGTGATTTCGGGTACCACGCCCATCACCGGCGCCGTTACCATTGCCAGCACCGTAAGCGACGTAACGCTGGTCAACAACATCCTGGTAAACCAGCAGACAGCCACGCCCAGCGGGGGCCGTACCTACGCCGTGTACGCGGCCGGTACCACTTCGCCCTTCACCCTGATTGACAACAACGCTTACTCGGTGCAAGGCACTACGGCCAAGCTGGCTTACCTCAACGGGGCTGAGCACACCACGCTGGCCGCCCTGCGGGCCGTCACTACCCAAGACGCGAACAGCCTGCTGGCCAACCCGGTCTTCAGCCTGACCACGGCCGGCGACCTGCACCTGGTAACGGACGCCAACTGCAACCTCGACGGCAAAGCCCGCCCCGTAGCCAGCGTGACGGCCGACATCGACAACAACGTGCGCAACACGAGCACGCCCGACATCGGGGCCGATGAATTTGCGGCTACGGCCCGCGTGGCTCCCACGGCTCCCAACAAATTCGGTGTGCAAAACCAGGCCATCCCCAGCCTGACGGCCACCACCGCCGCGGGTGGTACGGCCGTGTGGTATAATGATGCCGCCCTGACCCAGCGTCTGTTTGCCGGCCCCAGCTACGCCACCGGCCGCACGACTATGGGCACCTATACCTACTACGTGGTTGATTCGCTGAATGCCTGTGTGAGCCCGGCTACTTCCGTACGCCTCACCATCGTGGGTCCCGACGCTACCGTAGCGGCCCTGCGCGACCTGAACGTTTCGTGCTTTCCCAACCCCGCCCACGGCCTGGTGACGCTGCGGGTAGAGGGCCCGGCCCGCACGATTTCGGCTGAGCTACTCGACGCCCTGGGCCGCCCGGTGCTAACCCAGCAGGTGCGCCACGATGCTCCCGCCACCCAGCACCCGCTCAAGCTGCAGGGCCTGGCCAAAGGCATCTATCTGCTCCGCCTCACCACTGAAGGCCAAACCACCGGCCGCCGGATTGTGGTAGAGTAA
- a CDS encoding PA14 domain-containing protein, whose product MLPRLRLAILITLLLLPGWGLWAQTAATPAEHGLRGQYYEGKNFEKLVLTRKDPAVNFDWSRRQNGPGQPIKFFVSPGPGVPSTWFSARWTGYILAPKTGVYTFTMATDDGMRVWVGGRQILDSWVDQPITRFTAQMKLTAGRYYSVRVEYYQVERDTKALLAWQLPGSTAEPVPVPTQSLYVNLPVTAEPFVAPSKAASTEGTIRIISAPPGKTVPATATAVKPSRGVTVAGKLPGGIGLQATYYAGSVRGAAVHSRVEPVVNVTWKGAPPAPGAPGQGFSVRWTGYVYAPNRESTCCIPSGTMPPTYALPATTC is encoded by the coding sequence ATGCTGCCACGCTTACGCCTCGCGATTCTTATAACCTTACTGCTGCTGCCCGGCTGGGGGCTATGGGCCCAAACCGCCGCCACGCCCGCCGAACACGGGCTGCGTGGGCAATATTACGAGGGTAAAAACTTCGAAAAGCTGGTTTTGACCCGCAAGGACCCTGCCGTCAACTTCGACTGGAGCCGACGGCAAAACGGCCCCGGCCAGCCTATTAAGTTCTTTGTGTCGCCGGGGCCGGGCGTACCCAGTACCTGGTTTTCGGCGCGCTGGACGGGCTACATTCTGGCTCCTAAAACCGGGGTTTATACCTTCACCATGGCCACTGATGACGGCATGCGGGTGTGGGTCGGGGGCCGCCAGATCCTGGATTCCTGGGTCGACCAGCCCATTACCCGGTTTACTGCCCAAATGAAGCTCACGGCTGGCCGCTACTACTCGGTGCGGGTGGAATATTATCAGGTGGAGCGGGATACCAAGGCCTTGCTGGCCTGGCAACTGCCGGGCTCTACGGCCGAACCGGTGCCGGTACCAACCCAAAGCCTATATGTAAATCTGCCCGTCACGGCCGAGCCCTTTGTGGCCCCGTCGAAAGCAGCTTCGACGGAAGGCACCATTCGTATTATATCGGCTCCACCAGGCAAAACAGTCCCTGCCACCGCTACGGCCGTGAAGCCGAGCCGGGGCGTGACGGTGGCCGGCAAGCTGCCGGGCGGCATCGGGCTGCAGGCTACGTATTACGCGGGTTCAGTGCGCGGAGCGGCAGTGCACAGTCGGGTAGAGCCGGTGGTAAACGTGACCTGGAAAGGAGCTCCGCCCGCGCCGGGCGCACCCGGGCAGGGCTTTTCGGTGCGCTGGACGGGCTACGTCTACGCCCCGAATCGGGAATCTACGTGCTGCATACCGAGTGGGACGATGCCACCGACGTACGCTTTGCCGGCGACGACGTGCTGA
- a CDS encoding OmpA family protein, translating into MLHTEWDDATDVRFAGDDVLSMEKYEPAYFGSRKPPIPVDMVYQLEAGYFYQIDLAYKNVQGVSGAVLSWARPTALGNPATLEAAFAAKDRAKLTVIPKQYLYPELPRPLPEPVVVAVKPAKVPVAGPKPTVAAVRPVRPVVAAPKPLAVRVAAPVTELPDLSALSKGAAVTLSNLYFTQSTATLLPTSRPALNALAKKLQAEPALRLEIAGHTDNVGEPAKNLLLSEQRAQVVRRYLVQQGIDSVRLTARGYGGTRPVADNRDPQQRPRNRRVEIVVQ; encoded by the coding sequence GTGCTGCATACCGAGTGGGACGATGCCACCGACGTACGCTTTGCCGGCGACGACGTGCTGAGTATGGAAAAGTACGAGCCGGCGTATTTTGGCTCCCGCAAGCCTCCTATTCCGGTAGACATGGTCTACCAGCTGGAAGCGGGCTATTTTTACCAGATTGATCTGGCTTACAAGAATGTGCAGGGCGTGTCGGGGGCGGTGCTGTCGTGGGCGCGGCCGACGGCCTTGGGCAACCCTGCCACGCTGGAAGCAGCCTTTGCGGCGAAGGACCGGGCCAAGTTGACAGTGATTCCCAAGCAGTATTTGTATCCCGAGCTGCCCCGGCCGCTACCCGAACCCGTTGTCGTGGCCGTCAAGCCGGCGAAGGTTCCGGTGGCTGGGCCGAAGCCCACGGTGGCCGCGGTCCGGCCAGTTCGGCCGGTGGTAGCTGCGCCCAAGCCGTTGGCCGTTCGGGTAGCCGCGCCGGTAACTGAGCTGCCCGACCTGAGTGCGTTGAGCAAAGGCGCGGCCGTCACGCTATCCAACCTGTATTTCACCCAGAGCACGGCCACCCTGCTGCCCACTTCCCGCCCAGCGCTGAATGCGTTGGCAAAAAAGCTACAAGCCGAGCCTGCGCTGCGCCTGGAAATAGCGGGCCACACCGACAACGTGGGCGAACCAGCTAAAAACCTGCTTCTCTCCGAGCAGCGGGCCCAGGTGGTGCGTCGCTATTTAGTGCAGCAGGGCATCGACTCGGTGCGGCTCACGGCCCGGGGCTATGGCGGCACCCGACCCGTGGCCGATAACCGCGACCCGCAGCAACGGCCCCGCAACCGGCGGGTGGAAATTGTAGTGCAGTAA
- a CDS encoding alkene reductase — protein sequence MSQDSNLFSPFQMGALTLPNRLVMAPMTRSRAKNEGNVPTDSTVTYYEQRASAGLIISEGSQVSPQGVGYIFTPGIYSEAQVAGWRKVTDAVHAAGGRIFIQLWHVGRISHPDFHNGELPVAPSAVQPTGVQAYTINGMQEIPTPRALETAEVKAVVEDFRKAAANAKEAGFDGVEIHGANGYLVDQFIQDGSNQRTDEYGGSVENRARFALEVVQAAAEVFGADRVGIRLSPTGTMGGINDSDRVKTFSYVAEQLNKLGLAYLHVIEALPGHPMAPQPGQELVAAHLRKIFTGPFILNGGYTHETAEKALANNEADLIAFGVPFIANPDLVERFEQGAALNTPEPAKFYAGDDDGYIDYPTMAEAPTGVGQ from the coding sequence ATGAGCCAAGATTCCAACCTCTTCTCGCCCTTCCAGATGGGTGCCCTCACGCTGCCCAACCGCCTGGTAATGGCGCCTATGACCCGCAGCCGGGCCAAAAATGAAGGCAACGTGCCCACCGACTCGACGGTGACCTACTATGAGCAGCGTGCCTCGGCCGGCCTTATCATCAGTGAAGGCTCCCAGGTTTCGCCCCAGGGCGTGGGCTATATCTTCACGCCCGGTATCTATTCCGAAGCCCAAGTAGCGGGCTGGCGCAAGGTAACCGACGCCGTGCACGCCGCCGGGGGCCGGATTTTCATTCAGCTCTGGCACGTGGGCCGCATTTCCCACCCCGATTTCCACAACGGTGAGCTGCCCGTAGCTCCGTCGGCCGTGCAGCCCACCGGCGTGCAGGCTTACACCATCAATGGGATGCAGGAAATTCCGACGCCCCGGGCCCTGGAAACGGCCGAGGTGAAAGCCGTGGTAGAAGACTTCCGCAAAGCCGCTGCCAACGCCAAGGAAGCCGGCTTCGACGGCGTGGAAATTCACGGCGCCAACGGCTATCTGGTCGACCAGTTCATTCAGGATGGCTCCAACCAGCGCACCGACGAGTACGGCGGCAGCGTGGAAAACCGCGCCCGATTTGCCCTGGAAGTAGTGCAGGCCGCCGCCGAGGTCTTCGGCGCCGACCGGGTCGGTATTCGCCTTTCGCCCACGGGCACCATGGGCGGCATCAACGACTCGGACCGCGTAAAAACGTTCAGCTACGTAGCCGAGCAGCTCAATAAGCTGGGCCTTGCTTACCTGCACGTGATTGAGGCCCTGCCCGGCCACCCCATGGCCCCGCAGCCCGGCCAGGAGCTGGTAGCGGCTCACCTGCGCAAGATCTTCACCGGTCCCTTTATCCTGAACGGCGGCTATACCCACGAAACGGCCGAGAAGGCGCTGGCCAACAACGAGGCCGACCTGATTGCCTTCGGTGTGCCCTTCATTGCCAACCCCGACTTGGTAGAGCGCTTCGAGCAGGGCGCGGCCCTGAACACGCCCGAGCCGGCCAAATTCTACGCCGGCGACGACGACGGCTACATCGACTACCCCACGATGGCCGAGGCCCCAACCGGTGTAGGCCAGTAG
- a CDS encoding GMC family oxidoreductase, with protein MPDEETLEEGILNPVKPEIQDPLLQSLLADAPMVERPIVPEPAPLEIPLPAETVDCIVIGTGAGGAPLLARLAMAGLKVVALEAGPWHDPKKDFATDEKAQEFLFWNDERLSAGHDPVAFGKNNSGTGVGGSTLHYTAYTPRPQPEDLHLHRDFGVGQDWPFGYEELEPYFEELEQFLGISGPTPYPWGPARRKGYPLAPLPLNGAAQLMQRGCEALGIRTSPAANAALSARYYQEGVGWREACTNRGFCQAGCSTGAKASMDVTFLPLAAAYGADIRPGCYVTEIERDDTGKITGVIYQQNGVEQRLRCRHLFLCAGAVETPRLLLLNELALSSGHVGRNFMAHPGVQVFGTFAEEVRPFKGIPGSLISQDTFRPKDADFAGGYLLQSIGIMPVTFAGQVARGRKLWGEPLRQYMQQYNHIAGINILGDCLPHADNFLELAEEKDARGLPKPRLHFTNHENEIRMNAHAEKLMRQIWEAAGATDIWAFPRSAHVIGTARMGLSGDDAVVDANGKAFDVPNLYICDNSVFPSALSVNPALTIMALALRTADKFLENQK; from the coding sequence ATGCCCGACGAAGAAACCTTGGAAGAAGGCATTCTGAACCCCGTTAAGCCGGAAATTCAGGATCCGCTGCTCCAAAGCCTGCTGGCCGATGCCCCGATGGTCGAAAGGCCCATCGTGCCCGAACCCGCGCCCCTGGAAATTCCGCTGCCCGCCGAAACCGTGGATTGTATTGTCATCGGGACTGGGGCCGGTGGGGCGCCGCTGCTGGCCCGCCTGGCTATGGCCGGCCTGAAGGTGGTGGCCCTGGAGGCCGGCCCCTGGCACGACCCGAAAAAGGACTTTGCCACCGATGAAAAAGCCCAGGAATTTCTGTTCTGGAACGACGAGCGGCTCTCGGCCGGCCACGACCCGGTGGCCTTCGGCAAGAATAACTCGGGTACCGGTGTCGGCGGCTCTACGCTGCACTACACGGCCTACACCCCACGCCCTCAGCCCGAAGACCTGCACCTGCACCGCGACTTTGGCGTGGGTCAGGACTGGCCCTTCGGCTACGAGGAGCTGGAACCCTACTTCGAGGAACTAGAGCAATTTCTGGGTATTTCAGGCCCGACGCCGTATCCGTGGGGGCCGGCCCGCCGCAAAGGCTACCCGCTGGCTCCGCTGCCGCTGAACGGCGCCGCCCAACTCATGCAGCGGGGCTGTGAGGCGCTGGGAATCAGGACGTCGCCGGCGGCCAACGCAGCGCTGTCGGCACGCTATTACCAGGAAGGCGTAGGCTGGCGCGAGGCCTGCACCAACCGGGGCTTCTGCCAGGCCGGCTGCAGCACCGGGGCCAAGGCCAGTATGGACGTGACCTTTCTGCCCCTGGCCGCCGCTTATGGTGCCGACATCCGGCCCGGCTGTTACGTGACGGAAATCGAGCGGGACGACACGGGCAAAATCACCGGCGTTATCTATCAGCAGAATGGAGTAGAGCAGCGCCTGCGCTGCCGCCACCTGTTTCTGTGCGCCGGCGCCGTCGAAACGCCGCGGCTGCTTTTGCTCAACGAATTGGCCTTGAGCAGCGGGCACGTGGGGCGCAACTTTATGGCCCACCCCGGCGTGCAGGTCTTCGGCACCTTTGCCGAGGAAGTCCGGCCCTTCAAGGGCATTCCCGGCTCGTTGATTTCCCAGGATACCTTCCGCCCCAAGGATGCCGATTTTGCCGGTGGCTACTTGCTGCAAAGCATAGGCATCATGCCTGTCACGTTTGCCGGACAGGTGGCCCGGGGGCGTAAACTATGGGGTGAGCCGCTGCGCCAATACATGCAGCAGTACAACCACATTGCCGGCATCAACATCCTGGGCGACTGTCTGCCCCACGCCGACAACTTCCTGGAACTGGCCGAGGAAAAAGACGCCCGCGGCCTGCCCAAGCCCCGGTTGCACTTCACCAACCACGAAAACGAAATCCGGATGAACGCCCACGCCGAAAAGCTGATGCGGCAGATCTGGGAAGCCGCCGGCGCCACCGATATCTGGGCTTTTCCCCGCTCGGCTCACGTCATCGGCACGGCCCGCATGGGCCTTTCGGGCGACGACGCCGTGGTGGATGCCAACGGCAAAGCTTTCGACGTGCCCAACCTCTACATCTGCGACAACTCGGTGTTCCCCAGCGCCCTGAGCGTGAATCCCGCCCTGACTATCATGGCCCTGGCCCTGCGCACCGCCGACAAATTCCTGGAAAACCAGAAGTAG
- a CDS encoding gluconate 2-dehydrogenase subunit 3 family protein gives MASSAYPAGTVRALLATDLVTEATRTALQARLDAPDYEPQFFDAATYELLRMVAARLFPQPDRDSPIELAPAIDQRLLTGGSDGWRYDVLPPDREAYRLGLGGIRESARVIFGAPFEELTGLQQDAVLQAVQNETAPGPLWDTLSANRFFEELLAELTENYYAHPLAQEEIGYVGMADVPGWSKITLNQKEDREPAVNE, from the coding sequence ATGGCTTCTTCTGCTTACCCCGCAGGCACCGTACGTGCCCTGCTGGCCACCGACCTTGTGACCGAAGCCACGCGTACGGCCCTGCAGGCCCGCCTCGACGCGCCCGACTACGAGCCCCAGTTTTTTGATGCGGCTACCTACGAGCTGCTGCGCATGGTGGCGGCCCGCCTGTTTCCCCAGCCCGACCGGGACTCGCCCATCGAGCTGGCCCCGGCTATCGACCAGCGCCTGCTCACGGGCGGCTCCGATGGCTGGCGCTACGACGTGCTGCCTCCCGATCGGGAAGCCTACCGCCTGGGGCTGGGTGGCATCCGGGAAAGCGCCCGGGTTATATTCGGGGCCCCGTTTGAGGAGCTGACGGGCCTGCAGCAGGACGCTGTACTGCAAGCCGTGCAAAACGAAACCGCGCCGGGCCCACTCTGGGATACGCTGTCGGCTAACCGCTTCTTCGAGGAGCTGCTGGCCGAACTGACCGAAAACTACTACGCCCACCCCCTGGCCCAGGAAGAAATCGGCTACGTGGGCATGGCCGACGTGCCCGGCTGGAGCAAAATCACCCTCAACCAAAAAGAAGACCGGGAGCCAGCGGTGAATGAGTGA